A region of Lacinutrix sp. Hel_I_90 DNA encodes the following proteins:
- a CDS encoding hydrolase, protein MNSKKIFDDSNKKVANTELQIKKYQDSILQLNQEITDLSYFNFDSNEKSYFYFADRGYDMSKLLPAIQDGLYTQNEFKGEEHPLVPYGSSEGNRMQINIVRILNHKWIIADFTDGQFEGELFLTYEIDDKGDLKYKVVESFLYPL, encoded by the coding sequence ATGAATTCGAAGAAAATATTTGACGACAGTAATAAAAAGGTTGCTAATACAGAACTACAGATTAAGAAATATCAAGATTCTATACTTCAATTAAATCAAGAGATTACAGATTTGTCTTATTTTAATTTTGATAGTAATGAAAAATCCTATTTCTATTTTGCCGATAGAGGTTACGACATGTCTAAGCTACTTCCAGCCATTCAAGATGGTTTGTATACTCAAAACGAGTTTAAAGGAGAAGAACATCCTTTAGTGCCTTATGGTTCGAGTGAAGGCAATAGAATGCAAATAAATATTGTGCGTATTTTAAATCATAAATGGATTATTGCCGATTTTACAGACGGCCAATTTGAAGGCGAGCTTTTTTTAACGTATGAAATTGATGATAAAGGCGATTTGAAGTACAAAGTTGTTGAGTCTTTCTTGTATCCGTTATGA
- the uvrA gene encoding excinuclease ABC subunit UvrA, with translation MITKLSEVNPKHNIIIKGAKLHNLKNIDVVIPRNKLVVITGLSGSGKSSLAFDTLYAEGQRRYVESLSSYARQFLGRLNKPKVDYIKGIAPAIAIEQKVNSTNPRSTVGTTTEIYDYLKLLFARIGRTYSPHSGDEVKKDSVTDVLNYIKGIAQGEKLLLLAPIHLEEGRAMSDKLKALNAQGYARIKAEGEIIRLDAAENITEKTKDLFLVIDRIVTKDDEDFFNRLADAIQTAFFEGKGECFIESLSSDAVGNGMRHFSNKFELDGITFLEPNVHLFSFNNPYGACPKCEGYGDVIGIDDDLVIPNTALSVYENAIFPWRGESMSWYRDQLVNNSHHFDFPIHKPYFELSTVQKSLIWNGNKYFEGLHAFFAELESKAYKIQNRVMLSRYRGKTKCKVCNGKRLRPEANYVKVAGATLTDLVEMPLDKLSLWFKQLELNDHDTTIAKRLLTEINNRLAFLSNVGLDYLTLNRKSNTLSGGESQRINLATSLGSSLVGSMYILDEPSIGLHPKDTERLILVLKALRDLGNTVIVVEHDEDIMKEADEIIDIGPEAGTLGGHVVASGTYKDILASDSLTAQYLNETLKIEVPKKRRTSKYNVEVIGARENNLKNINVSFPLGMLTVITGVSGSGKSTLVKKIVYPALQKQLTGFGDKPGQFTELKGNYANVKHIEFVDQNPIGRSSRSNPVTYIKAYDDIRALYSKQKLSTIRNYAAKHFSFNVDGGRCETCKGEGEVTIEMQFMADVHLECETCKGKRFKKEVLEVTFADKNIDAILNMTIDDAIAFFDENHVTKIKNKLQPLQDVGLGYVTLGQSSSTLSGGEAQRIKLASFLGKGNAKETALFIFDEPTTGLHFHDIKKLLKSFNALIEKGHSIIVVEHNLELIKCADHIIDLGPTGGENGGYLVASGTPEEIIKVNASETGKYLKEKL, from the coding sequence ATGATCACTAAGCTTTCCGAAGTTAATCCCAAACATAACATCATCATTAAAGGTGCTAAATTGCACAATTTAAAAAATATTGATGTGGTTATTCCAAGAAATAAATTGGTGGTTATTACAGGCTTGTCAGGCTCAGGAAAGTCAAGTTTAGCATTCGATACCTTGTATGCAGAAGGGCAAAGACGTTATGTTGAAAGCCTTTCCAGCTATGCCAGACAGTTTCTTGGACGTTTAAACAAACCTAAAGTAGATTACATTAAAGGCATCGCCCCTGCAATCGCTATTGAGCAAAAGGTGAATTCTACTAATCCGCGGTCTACTGTTGGTACAACAACAGAAATTTACGATTACCTCAAATTATTATTCGCAAGAATTGGCAGAACCTATTCCCCACATTCGGGAGATGAAGTGAAAAAAGATTCGGTTACAGATGTTTTAAATTATATAAAAGGTATTGCTCAAGGCGAAAAACTGCTCCTCCTCGCTCCTATTCATTTAGAAGAAGGAAGAGCCATGAGTGATAAATTAAAAGCACTCAATGCCCAAGGGTATGCAAGAATTAAAGCTGAAGGTGAGATTATTCGTTTAGATGCAGCTGAAAACATCACAGAGAAAACAAAAGACCTCTTTTTGGTCATTGATAGAATCGTGACAAAAGACGATGAAGATTTCTTTAATAGATTGGCAGATGCAATACAAACAGCTTTTTTTGAAGGTAAAGGCGAATGCTTTATCGAATCGCTTTCTAGCGATGCTGTAGGTAACGGGATGCGTCATTTTAGTAATAAATTTGAATTAGATGGCATTACTTTTTTAGAACCTAATGTTCATTTATTCAGTTTTAATAACCCGTATGGTGCTTGCCCTAAATGTGAAGGCTATGGAGACGTTATTGGTATAGATGATGACTTAGTAATCCCAAATACAGCACTTTCTGTATATGAAAACGCTATTTTTCCTTGGCGTGGTGAAAGCATGAGCTGGTATCGCGATCAATTAGTAAACAACTCTCATCATTTTGATTTTCCAATTCACAAGCCTTATTTCGAGTTGAGTACTGTTCAAAAAAGCCTCATTTGGAACGGTAATAAATACTTCGAAGGCTTACACGCCTTTTTTGCTGAATTAGAAAGCAAAGCCTATAAAATTCAAAACCGTGTGATGTTATCACGCTATCGCGGAAAAACAAAATGTAAAGTTTGTAACGGAAAGCGCTTACGACCAGAAGCAAATTATGTAAAAGTAGCTGGCGCCACATTAACAGACTTAGTTGAAATGCCTCTAGATAAACTAAGCCTCTGGTTTAAACAATTAGAATTAAACGATCACGATACTACGATTGCAAAACGATTATTGACCGAAATAAATAACCGCCTAGCTTTCTTAAGCAACGTGGGTTTAGATTATTTAACTTTAAATCGTAAATCCAACACCTTATCTGGCGGTGAGAGTCAGCGTATCAATTTAGCGACATCTCTGGGTAGTAGTCTTGTGGGCTCCATGTATATTCTCGATGAACCAAGTATAGGTTTACATCCAAAAGACACAGAACGTCTTATTTTGGTGTTAAAAGCACTACGCGATTTAGGAAACACCGTTATTGTGGTTGAACACGATGAAGACATAATGAAAGAGGCTGATGAAATTATTGATATCGGACCAGAAGCAGGAACCTTAGGCGGCCATGTTGTTGCTAGCGGTACTTATAAGGATATTTTAGCTTCAGATTCTCTAACGGCGCAGTACTTAAATGAAACGCTTAAAATTGAAGTTCCTAAAAAACGGCGTACTTCAAAATATAATGTTGAAGTTATAGGCGCTCGAGAAAACAATTTAAAAAATATAAATGTTAGCTTTCCGCTAGGCATGCTAACGGTTATCACTGGCGTTTCTGGGAGTGGAAAAAGTACCTTAGTTAAAAAAATAGTATACCCTGCACTACAAAAACAACTCACTGGTTTTGGAGACAAACCTGGCCAGTTTACAGAACTCAAAGGAAACTATGCGAATGTAAAACACATCGAATTTGTGGATCAGAATCCCATTGGGCGTTCGTCGCGTTCTAATCCGGTGACTTACATTAAAGCCTATGATGATATTCGGGCACTTTATAGCAAACAAAAGTTAAGTACTATTAGAAATTATGCTGCCAAACACTTTAGTTTTAATGTCGATGGTGGACGCTGTGAAACCTGTAAAGGTGAAGGTGAAGTCACCATTGAAATGCAATTTATGGCAGATGTGCACTTAGAATGTGAAACCTGTAAAGGCAAACGTTTTAAAAAAGAAGTGCTAGAAGTCACTTTTGCTGATAAAAATATCGATGCTATTCTGAACATGACCATTGACGATGCCATTGCTTTTTTTGATGAGAATCACGTTACAAAAATAAAAAATAAATTACAACCGTTACAAGATGTTGGCTTGGGTTATGTGACTTTAGGCCAAAGTTCTTCAACACTATCTGGTGGTGAAGCACAACGTATTAAGCTAGCCTCGTTTTTAGGAAAAGGAAATGCAAAAGAAACGGCCCTGTTTATCTTCGATGAACCAACCACTGGCCTGCACTTTCACGATATTAAAAAGTTATTAAAATCGTTTAACGCTTTAATTGAAAAAGGACACTCTATTATTGTTGTAGAACATAATTTAGAGCTTATAAAATGTGCCGATCACATTATCGATTTAGGACCAACAGGTGGCGAAAATGGAGGGTATTTAGTCGCTTCTGGGACACCAGAAGAGATTATTAAGGTTAACGCTTCAGAAACCGGCAAATATTTAAAAGAGAAACTCTAA
- a CDS encoding RNA polymerase sigma factor encodes MQKELITDATLVSSYINGDESSLEILIKRHKQRIYSFIYSKVYDRDVAEDVFQDTFIKVIKTLKRGKYNEEGKFLPWVMRIAHNLVIDHFRKNNRMPKFDNSGEFSIFSVLCDSSLNAEKAIIKDQVESDVRRLIEELPEDQKEVLVMRMYQDMSFKEISERTGVSINTALGRMRYALINMRKVIEKHNIILTN; translated from the coding sequence ATGCAAAAAGAACTTATAACAGATGCTACTTTAGTTAGTAGCTATATTAATGGCGATGAATCTTCACTAGAAATTTTAATAAAAAGACACAAGCAACGTATTTACAGTTTTATCTATTCTAAAGTTTATGATAGAGATGTGGCTGAAGATGTATTTCAAGATACGTTTATTAAAGTTATAAAAACCTTAAAAAGAGGCAAGTATAACGAAGAAGGTAAATTTTTACCTTGGGTGATGCGTATTGCTCATAATTTAGTTATTGATCATTTTCGAAAAAATAATCGCATGCCTAAGTTTGATAATAGTGGTGAGTTTAGCATCTTTTCTGTTTTATGTGATAGTAGTCTAAATGCTGAAAAAGCGATTATAAAAGACCAGGTTGAAAGTGATGTGAGACGCTTAATTGAAGAGCTGCCCGAAGATCAAAAAGAGGTTTTAGTGATGCGTATGTATCAGGATATGAGTTTTAAAGAGATTTCAGAACGCACCGGCGTTAGTATTAATACCGCTTTAGGACGTATGCGTTATGCTTTAATAAACATGCGAAAGGTCATAGAAAAGCACAATATTATTTTAACGAATTAG
- a CDS encoding DUF2914 domain-containing protein has product MNRTLAQSKNSKLKNFVSRHKKYMPIIFFIAGFVFDTLTLGRIDRTYDIVVLCLHMTALTITIYLYNLADDGRWENTLLGRYETYLPLAIQFFFGGLSSAYVIYFSRSVSLSKTIAFFIILVALLFANEFLKKRISNKYLQFSVYFFISFTFFAFMIPVLIKEMSTTIFIFSGLVSLVCTLLLISIIYGVSPSTRAEISLGKLIGLVFSIYLLINTFYVFNLIPPVPLAMDTGIVAHNIEMEGNNYMVTYETDEWYIFWRSHKLKFMHQPNENVYVFSSVFAPTDLNKNILHRWNWYNDTNKEWEIVEDIGYNITGGRDGGFRGYTFKNNIKPGLWKVQVITEEEELVLGVIDFELISNTAAKRITLVEKAF; this is encoded by the coding sequence ATGAATAGAACATTAGCCCAATCTAAAAACAGTAAGCTTAAAAACTTCGTGTCTCGGCATAAAAAATATATGCCTATCATTTTTTTTATCGCTGGTTTTGTTTTTGACACCCTGACTCTTGGACGCATTGATCGCACGTACGACATTGTTGTGTTATGCCTTCACATGACCGCGCTTACAATTACTATTTATCTCTATAACTTAGCTGATGATGGTAGGTGGGAAAACACTTTACTTGGTCGTTATGAAACATATCTGCCTTTAGCCATTCAGTTTTTCTTTGGTGGGCTTTCAAGTGCCTATGTTATTTATTTTTCAAGAAGTGTTTCACTTTCTAAAACAATAGCCTTCTTTATCATTTTAGTCGCTTTACTCTTTGCTAATGAATTTCTAAAAAAAAGAATCTCTAATAAATACCTACAGTTTAGTGTCTACTTTTTTATAAGCTTCACCTTTTTTGCTTTCATGATACCGGTTTTGATCAAAGAAATGAGTACTACTATTTTCATTTTTTCAGGTTTAGTGAGTTTAGTTTGCACACTCCTTTTAATTAGTATTATTTACGGGGTAAGTCCGAGCACACGAGCAGAAATAAGCCTGGGTAAACTAATAGGACTTGTTTTTTCTATCTATCTTTTAATCAATACCTTTTATGTTTTTAATCTTATCCCTCCTGTTCCTCTAGCTATGGATACTGGTATTGTAGCACATAATATTGAAATGGAAGGCAATAATTACATGGTTACCTATGAAACAGATGAATGGTATATTTTCTGGAGAAGTCACAAGCTAAAATTCATGCATCAACCCAACGAAAACGTCTATGTTTTTTCATCAGTTTTTGCACCAACAGATTTGAATAAAAACATATTACATCGCTGGAATTGGTATAACGATACCAATAAAGAATGGGAGATTGTTGAAGATATCGGCTATAACATTACCGGAGGACGAGATGGCGGATTTCGGGGTTATACTTTTAAAAACAATATAAAACCAGGCTTATGGAAGGTTCAAGTCATCACAGAAGAAGAAGAACTAGTGCTAGGCGTTATAGATTTTGAACTTATCTCCAACACAGCTGCTAAACGTATAACATTGGTTGAAAAAGCATTCTAA
- the nth gene encoding endonuclease III has protein sequence MTKQEKVDFVINTLNTLYPQIPIPLDHKDPYTLLIAVLLSAQCTDVRVNKITPLLFAKADNPYDMVKMSVDEIKDIIRPCGLSPMKSKGIHGLSHILLDKHDGEVPQSFEALEALPAVGHKTASVVMSQAFDIPAFPVDTHIHRLMYRWSLTNGKSVTQTEKDAKRLFPEEIWNDLHLQIIWYGREYSPARGWDLDKDIITKTIGRASVLKAYEKLKK, from the coding sequence ATGACCAAGCAAGAAAAGGTAGATTTTGTTATAAATACGTTAAATACGCTCTATCCACAAATTCCTATTCCATTAGACCATAAAGACCCTTATACTTTATTGATTGCTGTTTTGCTTTCTGCACAATGTACAGATGTACGCGTGAACAAGATTACACCTTTATTATTTGCAAAAGCAGATAATCCCTACGACATGGTTAAAATGAGTGTTGATGAAATAAAAGACATCATAAGGCCTTGTGGATTATCACCAATGAAAAGTAAAGGCATTCATGGTCTATCTCATATTTTATTAGACAAGCATGATGGAGAAGTACCACAAAGTTTTGAAGCTTTAGAAGCTTTACCTGCCGTTGGCCATAAAACGGCAAGTGTTGTAATGTCACAAGCTTTTGATATTCCTGCATTTCCTGTAGATACGCACATTCACAGACTCATGTACCGCTGGAGTTTAACCAATGGAAAAAGCGTGACGCAAACCGAAAAAGATGCAAAACGTTTATTTCCAGAAGAAATATGGAACGATTTACACCTGCAAATTATTTGGTATGGAAGAGAGTACTCTCCAGCGCGTGGTTGGGATTTAGACAAAGACATCATAACAAAAACTATTGGAAGAGCTTCTGTTTTGAAAGCCTATGAAAAATTAAAGAAATAG
- a CDS encoding DUF4249 domain-containing protein has translation MDRLIMMLYRKIKVISVLLILIVFNCTEEFAIETKDFESVLVVEATITNEFKHQKIKLSRTSLLEASEQVLENNADIKVIDNLGNTFTFSQNEAGVYISNTEFEAVPENIYNLHITTSAGKEYTSTNTKLTAVSQIDNIYPEYVNDDNKGPGVQILLDSQNNDAASKYFRYEYEETYKLIVPLNYSYGVSFSNYTVFTDQNCGIKVFYDVDIFLKEQEEQTCFSTNRNLEIIQTSTTNLNENNISRLPIRFLAADNGLGIIDTSVLRDRYSINVRQYVQSLEAYTYYKIIAQLGNNESILSGSQPGFVQGNLVSGANDSERIVGFFEVSSVSEKRIFFDYTDVNIPLPEYLYDCDQQILDFNDNVDFPCEELDANERNLLYILVTRENYKLFNYDEFSGLYSIAKQECVNCTSAGNNIQPDFWID, from the coding sequence TTGGATAGATTAATTATGATGTTATACAGAAAAATAAAAGTGATTTCAGTATTGTTGATACTTATTGTATTTAACTGTACTGAAGAATTTGCCATTGAAACTAAAGATTTCGAAAGTGTTTTAGTTGTTGAAGCGACGATTACCAATGAATTTAAACACCAGAAAATAAAGTTATCCAGAACAAGTTTACTTGAAGCGAGTGAACAAGTCTTAGAAAATAATGCAGACATTAAAGTGATAGACAATCTTGGGAATACCTTTACTTTTTCTCAGAATGAAGCAGGTGTATATATCTCAAATACAGAGTTTGAAGCAGTACCAGAGAACATTTATAATTTACACATTACCACTAGTGCAGGTAAAGAATATACATCTACAAACACGAAGCTTACAGCTGTTTCACAAATAGATAATATATATCCGGAATATGTTAATGATGATAACAAAGGACCTGGAGTCCAAATCTTACTTGACAGCCAAAATAATGATGCTGCATCAAAATATTTTAGATATGAATATGAAGAAACCTATAAACTTATTGTGCCTTTAAATTATTCTTATGGCGTTTCGTTTTCAAACTATACTGTATTCACAGATCAAAATTGCGGTATTAAGGTGTTTTATGACGTAGATATCTTTTTAAAAGAACAAGAAGAGCAAACCTGTTTTAGTACAAATAGAAATTTGGAAATTATACAAACCTCTACCACTAATTTAAATGAAAATAACATTTCACGATTACCCATTCGTTTTCTTGCTGCTGATAATGGATTAGGAATTATAGATACTAGCGTATTAAGAGATAGATATTCGATAAATGTTAGGCAATATGTACAAAGTTTAGAAGCTTATACTTACTATAAAATAATTGCTCAATTGGGAAATAATGAAAGTATTTTATCTGGAAGTCAGCCTGGTTTTGTACAAGGGAATTTAGTTTCTGGAGCTAATGACAGTGAACGTATTGTTGGTTTCTTTGAAGTATCATCAGTATCTGAAAAAAGAATCTTTTTTGATTATACAGATGTTAATATTCCTCTTCCAGAATATTTATATGACTGTGACCAACAAATACTCGATTTTAATGACAATGTCGACTTCCCTTGTGAAGAACTTGATGCTAACGAAAGAAATCTTTTATATATTTTAGTTACAAGAGAAAATTATAAACTGTTTAATTATGACGAGTTTAGTGGTCTTTATTCAATTGCAAAACAAGAATGCGTAAACTGTACCAGTGCGGGTAACAATATACAACCAGATTTCTGGATAGATTAA
- a CDS encoding DEAD/DEAH box helicase — translation MSLKKLNTEIKEALDNNNITLLTPFQKAVLPKIKGGADLFCIGDKGCGKTTAIIIATMQKLNSQAFEDAPRALIIVENKAEALRLKEEFTKFCKRTDLRVYTAYEEQTLDQQKEEIYYGQDILIATPKRLNRLFLLNSVNVSQLKLFIIEDAVFAEKGMHFADVNRIPESMEKCQYLIFAEKLTPRLKRFEDTFMFNAQIIKG, via the coding sequence ATGTCCTTAAAAAAATTAAATACTGAAATCAAAGAAGCCTTAGATAATAATAATATTACGCTGCTTACACCATTTCAAAAAGCAGTATTACCAAAAATAAAAGGAGGTGCAGATTTGTTTTGTATTGGCGATAAAGGCTGCGGAAAAACAACAGCAATAATTATTGCAACCATGCAAAAATTGAACAGTCAGGCTTTTGAAGATGCACCAAGAGCTCTAATTATTGTTGAAAACAAAGCGGAAGCATTAAGACTAAAAGAAGAATTTACTAAATTTTGTAAACGTACAGATTTAAGAGTCTATACGGCTTACGAAGAGCAAACGCTAGACCAACAAAAGGAAGAAATTTATTACGGACAAGATATATTAATTGCAACGCCTAAGCGTTTAAACAGGTTGTTTTTATTGAATTCGGTTAATGTGAGTCAGTTAAAACTATTCATCATTGAGGATGCGGTGTTTGCAGAAAAAGGGATGCATTTTGCAGATGTTAACCGTATACCAGAAAGCATGGAGAAGTGTCAATACCTCATTTTTGCTGAAAAATTAACACCACGACTAAAACGTTTTGAAGACACCTTCATGTTTAATGCTCAGATTATAAAAGGGTAG
- the bcp gene encoding thioredoxin-dependent thiol peroxidase: MNTLKQGDKVPNFTVNDQDGNAISLSDYNGKKLVVFFYPKANTPGCTAEACNLSDNYKALQDQGYSILGVSADTEKKQANFKNKFKFPYPLLADTDKEVIEAFGVWGEKKFMGRTFDGIHRKTFLIDEKGVVAHVIDKVKTKDHAAQILDLI; the protein is encoded by the coding sequence ATGAATACATTAAAACAAGGCGATAAAGTTCCAAATTTTACTGTTAATGATCAAGATGGGAATGCCATATCTTTAAGTGACTATAATGGAAAAAAATTAGTGGTATTCTTTTACCCTAAAGCAAATACTCCTGGTTGTACAGCAGAGGCTTGCAATTTAAGTGATAATTATAAAGCCTTACAAGATCAGGGGTATTCTATTTTGGGTGTAAGTGCTGACACTGAAAAAAAACAGGCTAACTTTAAAAATAAGTTTAAGTTTCCTTATCCTTTATTGGCTGATACAGATAAAGAAGTTATTGAAGCTTTTGGGGTTTGGGGAGAAAAAAAGTTTATGGGTAGAACCTTTGATGGCATTCACCGTAAAACGTTTTTAATTGATGAAAAGGGGGTGGTAGCTCATGTCATTGATAAAGTTAAAACTAAGGACCACGCGGCTCAAATATTAGATTTGATTTAG
- a CDS encoding DUF3667 domain-containing protein, translated as MTKQIKACKNCEQPFDETYEYCPYCGQKDDEELTLGLLFNNTISNYFSVDARFFRSFLPLMFKPGYLAAKFIEGKRLLYLHPAQLYLFISVVFFFLFSFSTRKQVESINNSIVDSFKKSKIINDTISDAKKRDSIAFEVHKAKKEKDSITKEEIKKALKDNAFLTEISEKQIDSFVNTDKFKNNDALNFNFDEFKTIDSLIEAQATDAEIHKAMGLKDDAGAFKRRLYTQGLKFYKSKQGGSILQTFYDTMPIAMFFLLPIFALILKVLYFNKGRYAHHLVFSFYYFAFLFTVFTIILGTNFAIDIPNWLDFLILLSTFIYLLIALKRFYKQDWFLSFIKSGLTTFLFLAIVIPITVVVLGLFAFMFY; from the coding sequence ATGACAAAGCAAATAAAAGCGTGTAAAAATTGTGAGCAACCATTCGACGAAACTTACGAATATTGCCCTTATTGCGGACAAAAAGATGACGAAGAGCTTACTCTAGGTTTGTTGTTTAATAATACCATTAGCAATTATTTTTCTGTGGATGCGCGATTTTTTAGAAGCTTTTTACCTTTAATGTTCAAGCCGGGGTATCTGGCAGCAAAGTTTATAGAAGGAAAACGTTTGTTATATCTTCATCCTGCACAACTCTATCTTTTTATCTCAGTAGTATTTTTCTTTTTATTTTCATTTAGTACACGAAAACAAGTGGAAAGTATTAATAATTCTATCGTAGATTCTTTTAAAAAATCAAAAATTATTAACGACACTATTAGCGACGCAAAAAAAAGGGATTCTATAGCTTTTGAAGTCCACAAAGCTAAAAAAGAAAAAGATTCTATAACAAAAGAAGAGATTAAAAAAGCATTGAAAGACAATGCTTTTTTAACAGAAATTTCTGAAAAGCAAATTGACTCTTTCGTTAATACGGATAAATTTAAGAACAATGACGCGCTAAATTTTAATTTTGATGAATTCAAAACAATAGATTCGTTAATAGAAGCACAAGCGACAGATGCCGAAATCCACAAGGCAATGGGCTTAAAAGATGATGCTGGTGCATTTAAAAGACGATTATATACTCAAGGATTAAAATTTTATAAATCTAAACAGGGTGGGAGTATTTTGCAGACATTTTATGATACCATGCCCATAGCCATGTTTTTCTTATTGCCAATTTTCGCATTAATATTAAAAGTTTTATACTTCAATAAAGGGCGCTATGCGCATCATTTAGTGTTTAGTTTTTACTATTTTGCTTTCTTGTTTACCGTTTTTACTATTATTCTTGGTACAAACTTTGCAATCGACATCCCGAATTGGCTGGATTTTTTAATTCTACTGTCAACCTTTATTTATTTACTAATTGCTCTAAAACGCTTTTATAAGCAAGATTGGTTTTTGAGTTTTATAAAAAGTGGATTAACAACATTCTTGTTTTTAGCCATAGTAATACCTATTACTGTAGTTGTTTTAGGGTTATTTGCCTTTATGTTTTATTAG
- a CDS encoding SDR family oxidoreductase, with protein MKTALITGGSTGIGKKLAQIHAEKGGNLVLVARSEDALKAIKKELETKYNIKVFLIVQDLVKPNAAQDVYDAVKREHITIDYLINNAGFGGIGKFHEREWQEDHDMILLNILALTALTRLFLPDFVARDEGRVLNVSSTASLMAGPLQAVYFATKAYVTSFSNAIAEELHDTNITVTNLMPGATETNFGKVSGMNKTELFKSTASARNVAEDAYNGMIAGKLDVMSGLTFSQKTMLTMIPVIPKKFLLSKVRKMQEVD; from the coding sequence ATGAAAACAGCATTAATCACAGGAGGCAGTACTGGCATAGGTAAAAAGTTAGCTCAAATTCATGCAGAAAAAGGAGGGAACCTGGTTTTGGTGGCTAGGAGTGAAGATGCTTTGAAAGCCATAAAAAAAGAGTTGGAGACTAAATACAACATTAAAGTCTTTCTCATCGTTCAAGATTTAGTGAAACCAAACGCAGCGCAAGACGTTTATGATGCTGTGAAAAGAGAGCATATTACTATAGATTACTTAATTAACAATGCTGGTTTTGGTGGCATAGGAAAATTTCATGAAAGGGAATGGCAAGAAGACCACGACATGATTTTATTAAATATTTTAGCCTTGACTGCTTTAACGCGTTTGTTTTTACCTGATTTCGTAGCGAGAGATGAAGGGAGAGTTCTTAATGTGTCGTCAACAGCAAGTTTAATGGCCGGACCTTTACAAGCTGTTTATTTTGCTACAAAAGCTTATGTTACTTCTTTTAGTAATGCAATAGCAGAAGAACTACATGATACAAATATCACGGTTACCAATTTAATGCCTGGTGCAACAGAAACAAATTTTGGTAAAGTTTCTGGCATGAACAAAACAGAGCTGTTTAAAAGTACTGCAAGTGCAAGAAATGTTGCAGAAGATGCTTATAACGGAATGATTGCGGGTAAACTAGATGTGATGTCTGGTTTGACTTTTTCTCAGAAAACCATGCTGACGATGATTCCTGTAATACCAAAAAAATTCCTGCTCTCAAAAGTAAGAAAAATGCAAGAAGTGGATTAA
- a CDS encoding MBL fold metallo-hydrolase, whose product MKITFLGTGTSQGIPVIGSTHPVCLSNNPKDKRLRVSVLIEWNGYVFVIDCGPDFRQQMLRANCTKLDGVLFTHEHADHTAGLDDIRPFFFRQGDIDIYAHSRVLGELRKRFDYIFTTENKYPGAPSVRSHTIKNEVFTLKDQEVIPIEGFHHKLQVFGFRFGDFAYLTDMKTIAEPEIEKLKHLDVLVLNALREETHISHFNLAEALALIKRLKPKRAYLTHISHQLGFHDEVQQHLPKNVFLAYDQLTIQIPNH is encoded by the coding sequence TTGAAAATCACTTTTTTAGGCACAGGAACTTCGCAAGGTATTCCCGTTATTGGGAGTACACATCCCGTTTGCTTAAGTAATAATCCGAAAGATAAACGGCTACGTGTTTCAGTTTTAATCGAATGGAATGGCTATGTTTTTGTCATTGATTGTGGTCCAGATTTTAGACAGCAGATGCTACGTGCCAATTGTACAAAATTAGATGGTGTTTTATTTACGCATGAACATGCAGACCATACCGCTGGACTTGATGATATTAGACCATTCTTTTTTAGACAAGGTGATATTGATATTTATGCGCACAGTCGTGTTTTAGGAGAGTTGCGAAAACGTTTCGACTATATATTTACTACAGAAAACAAATATCCAGGCGCGCCTAGTGTTAGGTCTCACACCATTAAAAATGAGGTGTTCACACTTAAAGATCAAGAAGTCATTCCTATTGAAGGATTTCATCATAAATTACAAGTATTTGGCTTTAGATTTGGTGATTTTGCCTACCTCACAGATATGAAGACGATTGCAGAGCCTGAAATAGAAAAACTTAAACATTTAGATGTTTTAGTATTGAATGCGCTGAGAGAAGAAACACATATTTCGCATTTTAATCTGGCTGAAGCACTCGCTCTTATTAAAAGACTTAAACCTAAACGCGCTTATTTAACGCATATTAGTCATCAATTAGGGTTTCACGATGAAGTACAACAACATTTACCAAAAAACGTTTTTTTAGCGTACGATCAATTAACTATTCAAATTCCAAATCATTAA